TTGGATGCGCCGACACGATGTTCGGGATCCGGATCATGTTGGAGACAGGCTGGAGCTGGTCAGGCTTGTAGGTGAGGTTCTTGAAGATGCTGTAGGCGATCGCGTTCGGACCGGGATTGCCGATCAGGATGGTGTGGCCGTCGGCCTTGGAGCGAACCACCTCGGCCGTTCCGATCGTGCCGCCGCCGCCCGAGCGGTTTTCGACGACTGCGGTCTGGCCCCAGGCGGATTGGAGATGAGCGGCGAGCAATCGGCCCATCACATCGGTCGAGCCGCCGGCTGCGGCGGGCACGATGATGCGGACGTTCTCCGTCGGCTTCCAATCGGCAAGGCTCGATCGCGGCAGGATCGCTGCGGCCGTCAGGCCAGCGGCACCGGTGAGCACGCCGCGGCGGGACAACAATCTCGTCGGAAGCTTGTTGGGCACGAATCCACTCCCTGCTTTTTATTTTGCAGGGAGCGTAGGGAACCCGATGCACAACGGCAAGTCGCCGGCGAGGATGCGCGTCGTGCGAAGAGCGTCACGACGCCGCAGGCAGAGAGTGTGAGCTCACGATCTCAGTTGAAGCTGAGCAGCTTGAACAGCGGCGCGAGGTAGCTCATCTCCTGACCCGACGTCGGCGTGGTGCGGCTGATGGAGTCGAAGATCTTGCCGTCCTGAAGGCCGTAATTCGCAAGCCGGCGCACGCGCCGGTTCTTGTCGAAATAGATCGCGATCACGCGCTGATCGACCACCTTCTGGTTCATGAAGGCGACCGGGCGCTCCGAGCGCTGCGAGATGTAATAGAACACCTCGCCGTCCAGCGTCGCGACGGTGGAGGGCGTGCCCATCACGATCAGCACCTGATCCTGGCTCGCGCCGATCGGAATCTGCTCGAGCGCGCCCGGCGGCAGGATATAGCCCTTCTGGAATTGCTCGCCGGTGCAGCCTGCAAGCGCGGCGCCAACCAGCGTCACGGCCGCGAGCATGCGCAGGCCACGCCAGCGTGCATAGAGGCTGCGCCGCGGAGTTGCGCGCAGGCTGGTCTGGTTCGTTGTCGTCATAGCGGAACTGATTCCGTCCCCTTGCGTCGCGCGAGGCGCTGAAGTACCGGGCTGGGCGTCTTTATGCAACTCGCGCGCGCCCGCTTGCGGAAACCACAATGCTTTGGCCGTTCAATCACTTCAGGAAACCCCGGCTAGCCCTGGCCGGCACCATTGAAGCCATCTATGGCATGATCGTGACGCAGGCGCGAGAACCCAAATTTTACCGGGACTTGGGCGTGCCTGACACGGTTAATGGCCGTTTCGACCTGTTGCTGCTGCACCTGTGGCTGTTGCTGCGGCGGCTGCGGACTGTCGCCCAGGGCGGTGCGGAGCTGTCGCAGGGCCTGTTCGACCGCTTCTGCGAGGACATGGACGACAATCTGCGCGAGATGGGCGTGGGCGACCAGACCGTCCCGAAGCGGATGCGGGCCTTCGGCGAGGCATTTTACGGCCGCGTCCAGGCCTACGACCAGGCGATCGCGGCGGGCACCGAGGCGCTGGCGCAGGCGATCTGCAAGAATATCTTGAATGGCGCAGGGCTGGATCAGGCGCGGCGGCTCGCCGCCTACGCGATAGCGGCTGACGCCGACCTCGGCCAGGCCGGCGATGCCGCCCTGTTGCAGGGCTCCTTCAGGTTTCCCGCGCCGCTTCGGGAGGATGAGACATCATGAACAGATCGATCACCGGGGCCGGGCCGGATCCCTGGCGTTCACCCGTCATGGTGGCGCAAATTCCCGATACCGGGCTTCATCGTGAACTCGAAGCCTCGGAGGCCGAGCGTCGGGCCATGGCCGATCTTGCGGGCGTGCGCGACATTCCCTCGGCTCATGCCGATTTCGACGTCGAGCCGAAGAGCGGCGGCCGGGTCCAGGTCACGGGCCGGGTCCGGGCCCGGGTCGGCCAGACCTGCGTGGTCACGCTCGATCCGATCGAGAGCGAGATCGACGAGGAGGTCGATCTGACTTTTGCGCCGGAGGCCGAGGCGCGGCGGCTGGAGGACCTGATCGAGGAAGGGCAGGACGACGAGGAGCCGCCGCAGGTCGCCGATCCGCCCGAGGCGATCGTCAACGGAATCATCGACCTCGGTCGCATCGCGACCGATGCGCTGTTCCTGGCGATCGATCCTTATCCCCGCAAGCCAGGTGCCGTGTTCGAGGCGGAGGTCACCGCACCCGATCCCGAGGACCATCCGTTCGCGGCGCTCAAGGCGCTTCAGGACAACCAGCAGGGCAAGAAGAAAGGCAAATAGCTGGGCATTCCCCCGTAAGAGCGCTGTCCTGTGTGGTGTGAGCTGCTTGCCGGACCGGTTTGAAAGGCTGGCTTATCCATCTGATTATTATGATATTTCTGTGGATTTGAGGGGCGGGCGGCAGATCGTCCTTAGTCCAAAAGGCTGGGGGCAAGAGGTTGTTTCAGGATAGCAAAACGCTATTGTCGCGCCCCGGTCAGGGTGCGGCGTGGCGCTTGGCCGGTCGCCATGTCCATGGCGTACCCATTTTGCGGCCGGCTCGTTCAAGACCGCACCAGACCAGGTTTCCGGGACTTCTATGCCAAGCAAGGTTCGCATCGCGCTGGACGCCATGGGGGGCGATGACGGCGCTGCCGTGGTTATTCCAGGCGCAGCCATTTCGCTCGCGAGGCATCGGGACACCGAATTCCTGCTGGTCGGGGACCGCGCCCGGATCGAGCCCGAGCTCGACCGGCACCCCGAGTTGAAGTCCGTTTCGAGGATCGTCCATACGGACGTCGCCGTCAGCGGCTCGGACAAGCCGAGCCAGGCCCTGCGGCGCGGCCGCAAGACCTCGTCGATGTGGCTCGCGATCGATGCGGTCAAGAAGGGGGAGGCCGATGTCGCGGTCTCCGCCGGTAATACCGGCGCGCTGATGGCGATGGCCCGGTTCCACCTGCGCACGCTGCGCGGCATCGACCGCCCGGCCATTTCAGCGATTTGGCCGACCCAGCGCGGCCAGTCCGTCGTGCTCGATCTCGGCGCCACGATCGGCGGCGATGCGCGCCATCTGGTTGCGCTCGCGGTGATGGGCGCAGCCATGGTGAGCGTGGTGTTCGACAAGAAGCGCCCCACGGTCGGCCTGCTCAATATCGGCACCGAGGAGATCAAGGGGCACGAGGAGATCCGCGAGGCCGGCGAGATCCTGCGCGCGATGAACCTGCCGGAACTCGAATATATCGGCTTCGTCGAGGGTGACGGCATCGGCAAGGGCGTGGCCGACGTGATCGTGACCGAGGGCTACAGCGGCAACATCGCGCTCAAGGCCGCCGAAGGAACCGCCCGCCAGATGGCGGAATTACTCCGCAACGAGATTCAGCGGAGCTGGCTGTCCAAGCTTGGCTATCTCTTTGCCCGCAATGCCTTCCAGGCCCTGCGCGACAAGATGGACCCGAACAAGTCGAATGGCGGCGTGCTGCTGGGTCTCAACGGACTGGTGGTCAAGAGCCACGGCGGAATCAACGCCGAAGGCTTTGCCTATGCGATCGATGTTGGCTATGAGATGGCTCACTACGATCTCCTGAACAAGATCAATCAGATGCTCAACCGCGAGGGTGGTGCACTCAATTCCGTGCAGACCGCGCAGGAGGCTGTTTCGTGACTCAAATTCGTTCGGTCGTGCTGGGCTGCGGCTCTTATTTGCCGGAGCAGGTGGTGACCAACGCCCAGTTGGCAGCGCGTATCGACACGTCCGACGAGTGGATCGTGCAGCGCACCGGCATTCGCGAACGGCACATTGCCGCCGAGGGAGAATTCACCTCGCATCTGGCGATCAAGGCGGCGCAGGCCGCGCTCGCGGATGCCGGCATGGACGCGCAGTCGATCGAACTGATCGTGCTCGCGACCTCGACGCCCGATAACACCTTCCCAGCAACCGCGGTCGCCGTGCAGCACGCGCTCGGCATCAATCATGGCGCGGCGTTCGATCTTCAGGCGGTGTGCTCGGGCTTCGTGTTCGCGCTCGCGACGGCCGACAATTTCCTGCGTACCGGCGCCTACAAGCGTGCGCTGGTGATTGGCGCCGAGACCTTCTCGCGCATCCTCGACTGGAATGATCGTGGTACCTGCGTGCTGTTCGGCGACGGCGCCGGCGCGGTCGTGCTCGAGGCGCAGGAACAGCCGGGCAAGGCTGCCACCGACCGTGGCGTGGTGACGACGCATCTGCGCTCGGACGGCCGGCACAAAGCAAAGCTGTTCGTCGACGGCGGGCCGTCCTCGACCCAGACGGTCGGTCACCTGCGCATGGAGGGTCGAGAGGTTTTCAAGCATGCGGTCGGCATGATCACCGACGTGATCGTCGACGCCTTCCAGGCGACAGGGCTCAATGCCGACAGCATCGACTGGTTCGTGCCGCACCAGGCCAACAAGCGAATCATCGACGCCTCCGCCCACAAGCTCCATATCGCTCCGGAGAAGGTGGTGCTGACCGTGGACCGCCACGGCAACACCTCGGCGGCCTCGATACCGCTGGCGCTATCGGTGGCGCGCAAGGACGGGCGCATCAAGCGCGGCGACATGGTTCTCCTGGAAGCCATGGGCGGCGGCTTCACCTGGGGCTCCGCGCTGGTGCGCTGGTAAAGCCACATCAGCTAAAAATTTGCCGGAATTTGCGCCTGATATCGATGCTTCTGCATTGATGAACGGTGTTGACCGCCGTATCGTAAGTTCATAATTTCAGACAACAATTGTTCGCCGTGATGTGGGGCAGGGCGATGACCGATCAAAGTAAAACCGTAACGCGTGTGGATCTCTGCGAGGCCGTCTACCAGAAGGTGGGACTGTCGCGGACGGAATCGTCTGCGTTCGTGGAACTCGTGCTGAAGGAGATCACCGATTGCCTCGAGAAGGGCGAGACGGTGAAGCTGTCCTCGTTCGGCTCCTTCATGGTCCGCAAGAAGGGCCAGCGCATCGGTCGCAATCCGAAGACCGGCACCGAGGTGCCGATTTCGCCGCGACGGGTGATGGTATTCAAGCCATCGGCGATCCTGAAGCAGCGGATCAACGGCCAGCACCGTGCCAATGGCGATGCCAGCAAGGCGCAACCCGAGGCGTAATCCGCCTGTCGGAAAAGGATTGGGCATTTGGACAAGGCGCCGGATGCGTTCCGAACCATCAGCGAAGTAGCGCAGGAACTCGACATTCCGCAGCACGTGCTGCGGTTCTGGGAGACCCGCTTCTCCCAGATCAAGCCGATGAAGCGCAGCGGCGGCCGTCGCTATTACCGCCCCGACGATGTCGACCTGCTCAAGGGCATCCGCCGGCTGCTCTACGGCGAGGGCTACACCATCCGCGGGGTGCAGCGGATCCTGAAGGAGCATGGCGTCAAATCGGTGCAGGGCCTGGCCGATGGCGCAGCCGCAGTCTCGTTCGGGGCGATCGAGGATGCCATCGGCGCGAGCCTGATGGAGCCGGACGACGAGCCGCCCATCAAGGGCATCACGGATGCCGACGATGACGACTATCAGGGCGACGAGGAGGAAGGCATCGACTTCCGCTTCACCGAGGTCGACGACGAGGACATCCTCACCACCTTCCGCAAAGGTGGCGCGCCCGCCGCGCCGGCCGGTCCCAGCGCGCTGGACCGGGAACGGCTGGGACGGGCGCTTGCCGATCTGGTCGCCTGCCGGGACATGCTGGACCAGGCGCTGAAGGACGGCTGACGGCGCTTTTCCTTTGGCTATGCGGGCAGTTCCGGACGGCTTTGGGCGAACACACCAAAATGGTGCGGCTCGCCTTGCGTAAAGCGTCGATCCTAGCTAATGGAACGACGTTCGGAGCGTGGCGCAGCCCGGTTAGCGCACTAGTCTGGGAGACTAGGGGTCGGAGGTTCAAATCCTCTCGCTCCGACCATTTTCTTCAGAGAAGGTCTGATGCTTGCGCGATCGCCGATCGGCAAGTGATCCGCGGTATTTGTCAGTGGCTGGCGCTCAGCAACCGGTCGGGCGGTCACTGCTGCTCCGCGCCGGCTTTACTGCGAGTCCAAATCGGGACGGCAAAGGCAAGTTGATACTGTCCCATCGTGTCCACGAACGAGGCTTGCGCGCTCTGCAGGCGTTTGGTCAGCCCGGCGACATTCAGGTCCAGGGTTGCATCGGCGGCTAAAAGCGACATCGAGACGCACGCAATTGTCCCCGCGATGCCGATAGCCTTCCATTCTCGTGATTGAGTCATCTTACTTGCTCATGTATTTACTGTCCTTTCGGAATTCAACCCCTCCACTGCACGGCGCGCGCACGCGTTGTTGAACTGCGACGGTTCGGTCACGCCGTGGCGCGTGTCGTCCTGGCCGCTCGCGAATCGATTGCGGCTTCTGCCGGCCGCCAACTATTTCAAAAAGCCCACCACCATCCGCGTCGTCTCATCGACCAGCGTTTGCACCATCTTGTCCGGCGGCATCTCGGCCTGGTTCAGCACGATGTTATGCGCGACGGCTTCGATGGCGCTGACGCAGATGAAGGTCGCGACATCGAGGTCGATCCTGCGCATCTCCTTGCGGCGGCTGTCGAGATAGGCGCGCACGAGGGTGTGGACCTCGCGGTTGAAGGCTTCGACGTCGAGCTTGCCCGCGCGCGGAATCTGCTCGGCAAGCACGCGGTGCAGTTCGGGGTTGATGCGGTGCGCTGCGACCGCGACGGTGACGAGGCGGCGCACGGCTTTCTCGATTGGCAAATCGGCGACCTCGATGAGCGTCGCGCGGACCAGCCCCATGATCTCCTCGTTGTGACGATCGATCACGGCGGCGACGAGCGCCTCCTTGCTCGGGAAATATTGATACAGCGAGCCGACGCTGACGCCGGCGACCTCGGCGATCCGGTTGGTGCTCGTCTTCTCAAAACCGTCCTTGACCAGAATGCGAGCGGTTGCCTCCACCAACGCGTCGACGGTGGCGCGCGATCGCTCCTGCGAGGCTTTTTTCCGGGGTGTTGTAGGTGGTTTGCGGGCCACGACCTTGTGATCTGAACGCGAGTAGGAAAAGCGAGTGAATGCTCGCATTATATCGGCAAGCGGCGGCTGGTCAGCAAGTCTCTTTGTCGCCGCCGTCGGATGAGCCAGATGGGGATGTGGCCATGAGCGTTGCCAGGATCGTATCCGCCCTGCAGTTTTGCCCGGTCGGTTGCGTGTTCAGTCCGCCGGCCCGGCGCGATCCCGCGCCGAGCCTGCAAAGTCGCTTGTTCAATTTGCTGCTCCGGCAACTTCCGTACAAGCAGCAGCTCGCCTCCGCCGAAGCCGTGCAGGCACATGTGCAGAAGCTCGCGCTGGAGCCTGCAACGTTCGAGCCGACGGGTTTGGGGCGGGGCGTCGAGGCGACGCTGACCAAGATGGGCGGATGGCCGGTTTATTACACCGCGCCGTCGTCGGGCCATGAGGGCTGCAACTTCGTCATGTTCCTGCATGGCGGCGGCTACATCAACGAGATCGTGCCGGCGCATTGGCGCTTTGTCGGCGAGATGACGCGCAAGGCAGGCGTCGTCTGCGTCGTGCCGATCTACCCGCTGGCGCCGCGCGCCACCGCGAAGGATGTCGTGCCTGCGACGGCCGAGCTGTTGCGGATGCTGCTGGAGGACGCCGGGCCGGCAAAGGTCACGGTGGTCGGCAATTCGGCGGGCGCGGGTCTTGCGCTTGCGGCGTGCCAATGGCTGCGCGACCGCGGCCACCGCCAGCCGAACCGGCTGATGCTGATCTCGCCTGGAGCCGACGCGTCTGTCAGCCGCCCCGAGCAAGCGGAGATCGCCGCGCACGATCCGATCCAGGACATTCCTGGCATCATCGAGGCCGGGCGGCTCTATGCCGGTGAGCTCGATGTCGGCCATCCCTTCGTCAGCCCGCTCAACGGCGCATTCCGATCGCTCGCGCCGATGACGATTTTTTCGGGCACGCGCGATCTGCTCTACCCTGATAGCGTCGATATCGCCGCGCGAGCACGCGCCGCCGGCGTGCCGGTCGAGTTGCATCTGTGGCGCGACCAGCCGCACAATTACGCGCTGATGCCGACGCCGGAGGGCCGGCGGGCGCGTGCGATGATTTTGGGGGCGGTGGCTTAAAGAAAGAGCGTGACTGGTGTCACGCTGCGCGCAGCCTCGCGAGCGCTTGCGCCGGTGGTGCCCGCACGAAGGCTGATGCGGCCCCCGGGGCGTCTCCTCGATGTCAATAGTTTTGCGGGGCCTTAGGCGTGTCCCTTGATCTCGTAATGGCCCGGCACGCATTTGTAGCGCTCGAGGCGCCAATTGGCGTGATAGAGCGGATGCTCGTCCATCCATTTTGCGAGCGGAGCCTGCGCACCGACTGCACATGCCATCATCGACATGTCGGGCGTCATGTTGCTGTCGGTCACGATTTCCTCGACACAGCTGCCCGAAGCAGCAGCGCCGAGCCGGCAGAGCACGGCAACGACGGTTATGAACATTCCAGTCACCTCATCGGTAGTTTCGACCACGAGGAGGATGCAAGCCGAGTGCCACAGCCTGTGTCGAAAACGACACGCTGGCTGGGCCTGCTCGCCCCAGTGCCCCATTTGACGATTCGGATTGTAAAAAAATTGCCCCTAAACCGAAGCCGGACAAATACGGGAACCGCAAGAGAATCGCCCCGTAGGAATGCTGGATTTCAGGGGCAGCGCCGCGCCGCCAGCGCTTCTCACGACCCGCGCAGCCGATAGGCTCACGTATCGTGGACACCCGCCGAAAGAGCAGGGCGCCACGAGGTTTTTGGAAACGCGAGGGCAGACCATGAAGGCACGACCGACCGGCGTGATTCCGCCGATGACGACACCGTTCCGGAAAGATGGCGAGATCGACACCAAGCAAGTGGCGCCCCAGGTCGACTGGATGATCGGCGCCGGCGCGCATGGCGTCGCGGCCGGGGGCTCGACCGGCGAGGGGCACACGCTCGACCATGAGGAGTATCGCGACCTGATGGACGCGACGGTTGAGGCGGTGAAAGGCCGCATTCCCGTCATCGCCGGCATCATCGTCGATTCCACCCGCGATGCGATCCGCCGCGGCAAGCTTGTGCGGGACATGAATGTCGCAGCGCTCCAGGTCACGCCGGTGCACTATCTGTTCAAGCCGGATGACGAGGCGATGGTGGCGCATTTTCGCGCCATGGCGGATGAAACCGGCATGCCCATCATCATCTACAATGTGGTGCCGTGGTCCTACCTGTCGCCGGCGCTGCTGACGCGGATCATGACCGAGGTGCCGCTGGTGGTCGGCGTCAAGCAGAGCGCGGGCGATCTCAAGCTGTTTGCGGATCTCATGATGATGGCGCCGGACAAGCTGATCTACAGCGCGGTCGATGCGCTGATGTATCCGTCCTACACGCTCGGAGCCCACGGCTCGATCGCCGCGATCCTGACCGCTGCGCCGCATGCCTCCGTGGCGTTGTGGAATGCGGTGAGGGCGGGGGACCATCCGCGTGCGCTCGAGCTGCACAAGAAGCTGCTGACATTGTGGAACGCGATCATTGCGGACAATCTGCCGGCCTGCACGCGCTACGCGCAGACGCTGCAGGGCCTGCCCAGGACCTATCCGCGTGCGCCGATGCCGGAGGCCTCACCCGCGCAGCAAGCGGTGATCCGCAAGGCGCTGGAAGCGCTCGGCGCGCTGGACGGGCGGCAGATCGAGGCGGCTGAATAGTCCGCGCGCCGAAATAACCAATGTCGAGACACAGCGCCGATCCGCTTTTACCTGCGGATGCGGCGCTGCTACATTTTGCGCGCGCCGCAGGCGCGGCGCGCCAACGACGAAGAAACAGTCCGACGAGGGGAGGGGCCGAAAGTCCCATGAAGGAATTTGCTGGAAAGATCGCTGTCATCACCGGTGGCGGCACGGGCATGGGACGGGAGCTCGCGCGGCAGCTCGTGGCCGAGGGCTGCAACGTCGCGATGTGCGACGTCTCGGAAGCCGCGATGGCCGAGACCAAGCGGCTGTGCGAGGCCGAGAAGCTGCCGCAGGGCCTGCGCGTGACGACCCATGTCGCCGACGTCTCGATCGAGGATCATCTCAAGCGTTTTCGCGATGAGCTCGCCGAGCAGCAGGAGACGGACAAGATCCATCTGCTGTTCAACAATGCCGGCATCGGCGGTGGCGGCAGCCTGTTCACCAACACGCGCGAGCAGTGGGAGCGCACCTTCAACATCTGCTGGGGCGGCGTCTATCTCGGCGTCCGCACCTTCCTGCCGATGCTGGTTGCGGCGGACGAGGCCCACATCATCAACACCGCCAGCGTCAACGGCTTCTGGGCTTCGATCGGCATGGGCCAGGCGCACACCGCCTACAGCTCGGCGAAATTCGCGGTGAAGGGATTCACCGAAGCGCTGATCAACGATCTTCGCCTGCACGCCCCGCATGTCAAATGCTCGGTTGTGATGCCCGGCCATGTCGGCACCTCGATCGTCTCCAATTCGCGCAAGGTACAGAGCGGCGACGGGTCGGAGCGGCTCAGCGCCGAGGAGGTCGCGCTGACCCGCAAACGCATGATCGCGGCCGGGGTGCCAGATGCTGACAAAATGTCGGACGAGGACATCCAGTCGGTGTTCGTCGAGCGCGCCCGCAGCTTCCTCGAGGATGCACCGACGACCGCGGCACAAGCGGCCAAGATCATCCTGGATGGCGTCAAGTCAGAGCGGTGGCGCATTCTTGTGGGGGATGACGCAAAGCGTCTCGACGAACGCGTACGCGCGACGCCCGAGCAGGCCTATGACCGCGCGTTCTACGAAAGCTTTACCCAGGAGGTCGGCTGGCGGCTTGGCTGACTCTCGGTCGCGGAGATCATCAGTAAAGCAGCGTAAGTAGGTATGATCATCGTCATCGCAAGGGGCGCGCAAACATTTTACTCAGGTATTTGCGGCCGTCCCTTGCCTATCTTTACAGGCCCATGACGAAACGGAATGTTACGCATGCAACGATATTCCCGCGTTCAAGCGATGGTGATCTCGAGCGGGTCTCATTCGGCGCAGCGCTGCTTGGTCGGTGAACTAAAATAGTTTAGTGAATCAGGAGTAATGCCACGATAGAGCGTCGCTCCGATGATACCCGCATGCCTCTCCGACGACTTCATCCTCTGCCCGGAGAGAGAGGATATCTCCGCTGAGTTCACCCGGCTGCTGACCGCGGCACAAGAGGGTGGCGCTACCATCGCCGAATGCCTGATGATCGCGCGGCAGCTCAAGCGCGGCGACGAACAGTCCTGGCATCGCGAGTGGAAGAAGCTGGCCCAGGCCAACAGGCATCGGGCCGAGGCGGCATTCGCCGAGGGCCACATGGTCACCGCGCAGCGCAATTGGCTGCGTGCGATGAACTATTACGGTGCGGCCGCGATGCCGCTCGATCCTGCAGACGAGCGCCGCTGGGTCGCGGTGCTCGCGATGCAGGAATGCGCCCGCCGTTTCCTTAACGCACGCCGGCCTGCCGGCGAGGTCGTGACAATCCCCTGGGTCGAAGGGCATTCGCTGCAGGGCTATTTCCTGCCTGCGCCCGCGACGAACGGTCGCGCTCCGACCGTGATCTGCATCGGCGAGCCCGGACAACGCAAGGAGGAGTTCCTGGTCAAGCTTGCGCCGCATGCGCGCGAGCGCGGATTCTCGATGCTGGCGCTCGATCTGCTCGGGGACGAGCGCGACGATTACGTGGACGTGTTGCTGCAGCGTCGGGATATCGAGAGTTCGATTGCCAGCGCCATGGATTACCTGGAGCTGCGCGGCGATGTCGATTTCGATCGCGTGGCGATCGTGGCCGACGGGTGGGGCTCTTCGTTCGTTGCGCGCGCCGTATTGCAGGAGCCGCGGTTTGCCGCGGCGGTCTGCGATGGTGGTCTGTGGGATCTGCACGAGCGGTCGTTCTTCGCCAGCCGCTTTGCCATGACGGATCTCAGCATCGTCCCGGTGCCGCATGCGCCGCTGATGGCTTCGAGTGCCGAATGCCCGGTGCTGATCACGCTCGGCGAGGACGGTTGGCTCGAGGCCGACCGGGCGCAACAGATCGTGCAGAAATCCCGGCTCGGCAGTTCCGACATCGTGTTGAAAGTGTTCACCGCAGCGGAGACTGGCGCGGCTCAGGCGCATGCCGACAATCCGAGCCTTGCCAACGAATACATCTTCGACTGGCTCGAATCCCATCTCGGCGCCGCCGGCAAGCGAATCTGAACGCGGCCTTCGAGCCGACAGGAGCCTCAGAAGTCCAGTGAGATCCTGATGCAGGCTTTCTCGAGCCGGCTCTTCAGCGTTGCGAGCTTGGCAGTGAACTCGGTCAGCTCGTTCTCGTCGAACTCCTGGAAGACGAATTCACGAATCGTCTTGTACTGCTCGTTGAGGCTCGCGATGTGCTTCTGCGTCTTCTCGACCAGCGACAGCCGTACCACGCGGGCATCGGTCGGCGAGGGGCGGCGGCGCAAGAGGCCCTTCTTCTCCAGCAGCTTGGACTGGGTGGTGACGAAGGATGGGTCGACGTGAAGCAGCTTGGAGACCACGTTGATGGGCACGCCATCGTCCTTGTCGAGGTCGGAAATCGCCATCAGGATCAGCCATTGCGGTCCGCTGATGCCGAGCGTCCTGGCCCAGAACTGACGCAGCTCCTCCAGGTACATGTTGATCGAGGATATCTCCCAGGTAAATCGCCTGATGATATCGAGATTGCCGGCGGAGCGGAGGCGCGCCCCTTCT
This genomic interval from Bradyrhizobium guangzhouense contains the following:
- a CDS encoding SDR family oxidoreductase, which translates into the protein MKEFAGKIAVITGGGTGMGRELARQLVAEGCNVAMCDVSEAAMAETKRLCEAEKLPQGLRVTTHVADVSIEDHLKRFRDELAEQQETDKIHLLFNNAGIGGGGSLFTNTREQWERTFNICWGGVYLGVRTFLPMLVAADEAHIINTASVNGFWASIGMGQAHTAYSSAKFAVKGFTEALINDLRLHAPHVKCSVVMPGHVGTSIVSNSRKVQSGDGSERLSAEEVALTRKRMIAAGVPDADKMSDEDIQSVFVERARSFLEDAPTTAAQAAKIILDGVKSERWRILVGDDAKRLDERVRATPEQAYDRAFYESFTQEVGWRLG
- a CDS encoding MarR family winged helix-turn-helix transcriptional regulator, with amino-acid sequence MSATRKEGARLRSAGNLDIIRRFTWEISSINMYLEELRQFWARTLGISGPQWLILMAISDLDKDDGVPINVVSKLLHVDPSFVTTQSKLLEKKGLLRRRPSPTDARVVRLSLVEKTQKHIASLNEQYKTIREFVFQEFDENELTEFTAKLATLKSRLEKACIRISLDF
- a CDS encoding alpha/beta hydrolase family protein, encoding MIPACLSDDFILCPEREDISAEFTRLLTAAQEGGATIAECLMIARQLKRGDEQSWHREWKKLAQANRHRAEAAFAEGHMVTAQRNWLRAMNYYGAAAMPLDPADERRWVAVLAMQECARRFLNARRPAGEVVTIPWVEGHSLQGYFLPAPATNGRAPTVICIGEPGQRKEEFLVKLAPHARERGFSMLALDLLGDERDDYVDVLLQRRDIESSIASAMDYLELRGDVDFDRVAIVADGWGSSFVARAVLQEPRFAAAVCDGGLWDLHERSFFASRFAMTDLSIVPVPHAPLMASSAECPVLITLGEDGWLEADRAQQIVQKSRLGSSDIVLKVFTAAETGAAQAHADNPSLANEYIFDWLESHLGAAGKRI